A genomic window from Methanomassiliicoccales archaeon includes:
- a CDS encoding glycosyltransferase family 4 protein, whose amino-acid sequence MICPDSKSIYIRSLVRHLTKNGAEVRLVPWFGKQFPLSFLKLIKAKRDGFDILHLHWIPFNWYHLIAPVRKLCDNYGIKMVWTIHNLRPHKPQFGDDRDFIAMRYIADWADAGIVHCERTKREFQELYGDSLPLYVIPHGNFNEYVELRERNSARRRLGIPEEKIVLLMFPPNRWNKGIRTFIEVLKQLPSNYIGIMAGQCRDRAIKEYILRQEDTLKNRLIVNLNYVTPDKTHDYFAAADIFFMPYDDITTSGSVIHAMSYAKAIISTDKGNLNELVSNGINGYLCETPGEMIQVIKSIDVETAKKMGEMSRKIADGLDWDDIAVKTMQVYRSLDGN is encoded by the coding sequence ATGATTTGTCCGGACTCTAAATCGATCTATATCAGGTCCTTAGTACGTCATCTAACAAAAAATGGAGCTGAAGTACGCCTCGTGCCTTGGTTCGGCAAACAATTTCCTCTTTCGTTTCTAAAATTAATAAAGGCCAAAAGAGACGGATTCGATATTCTCCATCTACATTGGATTCCATTCAACTGGTATCATTTGATAGCTCCTGTAAGAAAGTTGTGCGACAACTATGGAATAAAGATGGTTTGGACTATACACAATCTTAGACCTCACAAACCTCAATTCGGCGATGATAGAGATTTCATCGCAATGAGATATATCGCCGATTGGGCTGACGCTGGGATCGTACACTGTGAAAGAACGAAGCGCGAATTCCAGGAACTCTATGGAGACTCCCTTCCACTTTACGTAATTCCGCATGGGAATTTTAACGAATATGTGGAATTACGCGAGAGAAATTCGGCACGTCGTCGACTGGGGATTCCGGAAGAGAAAATTGTGCTTCTCATGTTTCCTCCAAACCGGTGGAATAAAGGGATAAGGACGTTCATCGAGGTTCTTAAGCAATTGCCTTCAAATTATATCGGAATAATGGCTGGGCAATGCAGAGATCGTGCGATTAAAGAATACATCCTTAGACAGGAGGATACGCTAAAGAATAGACTGATTGTTAATCTAAACTATGTGACGCCAGACAAAACGCACGATTACTTTGCCGCCGCTGATATTTTCTTCATGCCATATGACGATATCACGACATCTGGGAGCGTGATCCACGCGATGAGCTATGCGAAGGCGATAATCTCGACCGACAAGGGGAATCTAAATGAGTTAGTCAGCAATGGTATCAACGGTTATCTCTGCGAAACCCCTGGTGAAATGATCCAGGTAATAAAATCAATCGATGTCGAGACGGCAAAAAAGATGGGGGAAATGAGTCGAAAAATCGCGGATGGCCTCGATTGGGACGACATTGCAGTCAAAACTATGCAAGTCTACAGGTCCCTTGACGGGAACTAA
- a CDS encoding NYN domain-containing protein, producing the protein MAVFIDNGYFSKVLKQDFGQPRIDYERFSDILCGDDDRFRTYVYDCPPYQSSIPTDEERQRKSQADKFFHSLQQLSRFVVRLGKLRKIDGRGGFEQKGVDVLLSIDLVSLSSTRIFTKAILVTGDSDFVPAICMARETGVLVEL; encoded by the coding sequence GTGGCAGTTTTCATCGATAATGGTTATTTTTCAAAAGTATTAAAACAAGATTTTGGCCAGCCGAGAATCGATTATGAGCGTTTTTCTGACATTCTATGTGGGGATGACGACAGGTTCCGAACCTATGTTTACGATTGCCCGCCCTATCAAAGTTCAATACCTACGGATGAAGAAAGACAAAGGAAATCGCAAGCGGATAAATTCTTTCACTCACTCCAACAGCTTTCGAGATTTGTTGTAAGATTGGGTAAATTAAGGAAAATCGACGGTCGCGGGGGATTCGAACAAAAGGGAGTCGACGTCCTTCTTTCTATCGATCTCGTGTCTCTTAGCTCGACCAGAATATTCACCAAAGCAATTCTGGTGACAGGCGATAGCGACTTTGTTCCGGCCATTTGCATGGCTAGAGAAACAGGCGTGCTCGTGGAGTTATAG
- a CDS encoding PAS domain S-box protein, whose amino-acid sequence MKGKEREGIRVLCIDDEIELLDIIKLYLERENNITVQCTASAHDALTMMNEQDYDVIVSDYAMPEINGIDLLKEIRSRGWRIPFILFTGKGREEVAIDALNLGADGYVQKGGDPRAQFAELLNMIRTLVEKKWALEALEVSERALAEAQTIGEMGNFIFDLTENRLSVSDELLRILGMDESSFTGEYEQLFEFIHPLDRERVREAMINTLQSGRGCEIEYRAIPPGGDERVIRHRSVVILDEDGVPIKLIGVLKDVTEDVHRIEHLERLNSMLFAIRRVNQLIARERDQTKLIKSVCNDLLRTRMYKCIAIAVKGSGRSIEAHGSFANSELEEKFSKLRSLDELICIREALSTGGAIVFPQPDSRCSGCPLEHRDTERIDITITKRIEYGGEVYGAILVHLHSTAIVQEEIDFICDLAEDLGHALYALRIETIKMKAEELLARSERRYRHFFEGANEGFAILQDGVVRFANKSLYRMGDYQESEVLGKHFTEFVADDERARLLDYYTRRLRGEDLPSVYETKLKKKDGSVIIAELNVTVAENEGGIATYVIIRDITEKVKMRELLEESEKRYRLLFQVTGTAMIVIEEDMTISLANDEFVKLTGYSREEIEGKMKSKDFVAEKEVQRVTEYHFARREDPSKAPRSYELELKCKNGEIKVAKITIDMIPGTKRSVASLIDITEEKKLREELIRQREEYEHLFDSIDTMVWYATDPETYGKANRARAEFLGKKKEEIEGKKIWEFLPAPEAEVGVRGNRIVFEEKKKYRDFEWVTNAKGEKRLMLVTKIPKFDKNGNVEFAACTAEDVTELKRAQDALALANRKLYLLGSVTRHDILNQLVVISGSLQLLADSVKEEKQKRFVSMALKAAMNIEKHLEFSRDYERMGTYPPEWMNLRQAIEKAMATIDRTKARIEVHISEDLEIYADRLLEKVFSNLLDNALKHGGEKLTYVRISAEMKNDRIIIVCEDDGKGVETSHKKSIFEGRHGRGLYLIKEILSITGMSIEENGEEGRGARFEITVPKGVYRFEKEKMPGASTNPQDKETRF is encoded by the coding sequence ATGAAAGGTAAGGAGCGTGAAGGGATTAGGGTTCTCTGTATCGACGACGAAATAGAACTCCTCGACATCATTAAACTCTATCTCGAGAGAGAAAATAATATCACTGTTCAATGCACCGCTTCGGCGCACGATGCGCTCACCATGATGAATGAACAGGATTACGACGTGATCGTTTCAGACTATGCAATGCCCGAGATAAACGGCATCGACCTCCTCAAGGAGATTCGATCGAGGGGGTGGAGGATACCTTTCATATTATTTACAGGTAAAGGGAGGGAGGAGGTTGCTATTGACGCCCTCAATTTAGGCGCCGATGGATATGTGCAGAAAGGGGGCGACCCTCGCGCGCAGTTCGCTGAGCTCCTCAACATGATTAGGACACTTGTAGAAAAGAAGTGGGCGCTCGAAGCGCTCGAGGTTAGCGAGAGGGCACTTGCCGAAGCTCAGACAATCGGCGAAATGGGCAACTTCATTTTCGATCTCACCGAGAATCGATTGAGTGTGTCCGATGAGTTGTTAAGAATCCTTGGTATGGACGAGTCGTCATTCACAGGCGAATATGAGCAACTCTTCGAATTTATACACCCGCTTGATCGGGAGCGCGTTAGAGAGGCGATGATCAATACACTACAGAGCGGCCGTGGTTGCGAAATTGAGTACAGGGCTATTCCACCAGGTGGAGATGAGCGAGTCATACGTCACCGGTCGGTGGTCATTCTTGATGAGGATGGTGTCCCGATCAAGCTGATTGGTGTATTGAAAGACGTGACCGAGGACGTACATCGTATCGAGCATCTCGAAAGGCTCAATTCAATGCTCTTCGCAATAAGGCGTGTCAATCAATTGATCGCGAGGGAAAGGGATCAAACGAAGCTCATTAAGAGCGTATGCAATGATTTGCTGAGGACACGAATGTATAAATGCATAGCCATCGCCGTCAAGGGTAGTGGAAGGTCCATTGAAGCACATGGTTCTTTTGCAAACAGCGAACTTGAGGAGAAGTTCTCAAAACTGAGATCACTTGATGAGCTCATTTGCATCCGCGAAGCACTTTCAACAGGCGGCGCGATCGTCTTTCCACAGCCAGATAGTCGCTGTTCTGGTTGCCCCTTAGAACATCGGGATACTGAGAGAATTGATATCACTATCACGAAGAGAATTGAATATGGCGGCGAGGTCTACGGTGCTATTCTCGTGCACCTCCACTCTACTGCGATCGTTCAAGAAGAAATCGATTTCATTTGCGATCTCGCTGAGGATCTCGGACATGCCCTCTACGCGCTGAGGATTGAAACGATCAAGATGAAGGCGGAGGAATTGCTTGCGAGGAGTGAGCGACGTTACCGCCATTTCTTTGAGGGGGCGAACGAAGGGTTCGCGATCCTACAGGACGGGGTTGTAAGGTTTGCCAATAAAAGCCTCTATCGAATGGGCGACTACCAGGAAAGCGAAGTACTAGGGAAGCACTTCACCGAGTTTGTTGCTGATGATGAAAGAGCGAGGTTGCTTGATTATTATACAAGACGATTGAGAGGAGAGGATCTCCCATCAGTTTATGAGACAAAATTGAAGAAAAAAGACGGGAGTGTAATCATCGCTGAGCTCAATGTGACTGTGGCTGAGAACGAGGGGGGCATCGCCACATATGTGATCATAAGAGATATCACGGAGAAGGTGAAAATGCGGGAGCTCCTCGAAGAGTCCGAGAAGAGATACCGTCTACTTTTCCAGGTAACGGGCACGGCAATGATTGTAATCGAAGAAGATATGACTATTTCGCTCGCCAATGACGAATTTGTGAAGCTCACTGGTTACTCTCGCGAGGAAATCGAAGGCAAAATGAAGTCGAAGGATTTCGTGGCGGAAAAGGAAGTTCAAAGGGTCACCGAATATCATTTTGCGAGGAGAGAAGACCCATCGAAGGCTCCGCGGAGTTATGAGCTCGAGTTGAAATGCAAAAACGGAGAAATCAAGGTTGCAAAAATCACAATTGACATGATCCCTGGGACGAAGCGAAGCGTCGCCTCGCTCATCGATATCACAGAAGAAAAGAAACTAAGGGAGGAATTGATCAGACAGAGGGAAGAATACGAACACCTATTCGACAGCATCGACACGATGGTCTGGTATGCGACTGACCCAGAAACTTATGGAAAGGCAAACCGGGCGCGAGCGGAGTTCCTAGGGAAAAAGAAAGAAGAGATCGAGGGAAAGAAAATCTGGGAATTCTTGCCGGCACCCGAAGCGGAAGTTGGCGTGCGGGGAAATCGTATCGTCTTCGAGGAGAAGAAGAAGTACAGGGATTTCGAGTGGGTGACGAACGCAAAGGGCGAGAAGAGGCTGATGCTTGTCACGAAAATCCCGAAATTCGACAAGAACGGAAACGTGGAATTCGCGGCCTGTACTGCCGAGGACGTAACAGAACTGAAGAGAGCGCAGGACGCCCTCGCACTCGCGAATAGGAAATTATACCTTCTCGGAAGCGTCACGAGGCACGACATTTTGAATCAACTGGTGGTGATTTCCGGCAGTCTTCAGCTATTGGCTGATTCCGTCAAGGAAGAAAAACAGAAGCGCTTCGTCTCTATGGCGCTGAAGGCAGCAATGAACATCGAGAAGCACCTCGAATTCAGCAGGGACTACGAAAGAATGGGGACATACCCTCCCGAATGGATGAATCTCCGCCAGGCGATTGAAAAAGCTATGGCGACAATCGACCGCACCAAGGCGAGGATCGAAGTGCACATTAGCGAAGATTTGGAGATCTACGCAGACAGATTGCTCGAGAAGGTCTTCAGCAACCTCCTCGACAATGCATTAAAGCACGGTGGCGAGAAGCTCACATATGTACGGATTTCTGCGGAAATGAAGAACGATAGAATCATCATCGTTTGTGAAGACGATGGCAAAGGCGTTGAGACGAGCCACAAGAAGTCAATTTTCGAGGGACGTCACGGCAGAGGTCTTTACCTGATCAAAGAAATATTGTCAATTACGGGGATGAGCATTGAAGAAAACGGTGAGGAAGGTAGAGGTGCCAGGTTCGAGATCACCGTGCCAAAAGGGGTATATCGATTCGAAAAAGAAAAAATGCCAGGCGCAAGCACGAACCCACAGGATAAAGAAACGAGATTCTAA
- a CDS encoding NAD(P)H-dependent oxidoreductase subunit E, whose amino-acid sequence MTGNEKTVESTHTGSDILIREKLVAKLEKLMEEHDYDRSALLEVLQKAQEIFGYLDRKILILIAERLHVAPSQVYGAATFYNFFRLRKPGEHIITPCMGTACYVKGAGEILVAIERELGVERGKSTPDGRVTLFITRCIGACAMAPNVIVDDEVIGKATKEGVLERIKKFAGGEN is encoded by the coding sequence TTGACAGGTAATGAAAAAACAGTAGAGAGTACTCACACTGGTAGCGATATCTTGATCAGAGAAAAATTGGTGGCAAAGCTCGAGAAGCTAATGGAAGAACATGATTACGATCGGAGCGCTTTGCTCGAAGTGCTCCAGAAGGCACAGGAGATCTTTGGGTACCTCGACAGGAAGATCTTGATCCTCATTGCTGAGAGACTACACGTCGCTCCTAGCCAGGTCTATGGCGCTGCGACATTTTACAATTTTTTCAGGCTGAGGAAGCCTGGGGAACACATCATCACGCCGTGCATGGGGACAGCATGCTATGTCAAGGGTGCAGGTGAGATTCTCGTGGCAATCGAGCGCGAGCTTGGGGTCGAGAGGGGAAAGTCCACTCCAGACGGAAGAGTTACTCTATTCATCACGCGTTGCATCGGTGCGTGCGCAATGGCGCCGAATGTAATAGTCGACGATGAGGTCATCGGCAAAGCGACAAAAGAAGGCGTTCTGGAAAGAATTAAGAAATTCGCTGGGGGAGAAAACTGA
- a CDS encoding ADP-ribosylglycohydrolase family protein, with translation MDSLKSKFIGCLVGTAIGDALGRRFEGHWLPETLDQGFTGRWTDDTHMMIGVAESLIEMKGFDGDHMARTFIRNYEYEPWRGYASGPPRVFKMIKSGMRWDEAARQLFGGVGSYGNGAAMRVAPVALLYHGDVEKLREVAYAQGSITHAHKLGIEGAALQAYAIALALRLSESTDFDPQCLILKLKEFTDEEVYRVKIERIRELLTGGTKAKIIRELGHGIEAFNSVPTAIFSFLANWKSFEDAVRYAVSLGGDADTIGAMTGAISGAYHGIERIPQRWRECVERREYIETLGEKLYELWALSNNSERFRFK, from the coding sequence ATGGACTCTTTGAAATCAAAGTTCATTGGCTGCCTTGTCGGGACTGCAATCGGTGATGCACTTGGGCGCCGATTCGAGGGCCATTGGTTGCCTGAGACACTTGATCAGGGATTTACTGGCAGGTGGACGGACGACACGCACATGATGATCGGGGTCGCAGAATCGCTGATCGAGATGAAAGGATTCGACGGCGATCACATGGCGAGGACTTTTATCAGAAATTATGAATACGAGCCTTGGAGGGGCTATGCAAGTGGACCTCCAAGGGTCTTCAAAATGATTAAATCGGGGATGCGGTGGGACGAGGCAGCGAGGCAGCTCTTTGGCGGTGTGGGATCGTACGGGAACGGTGCTGCAATGAGGGTTGCACCAGTCGCCCTCCTTTACCATGGCGATGTCGAGAAATTGCGTGAAGTTGCATATGCGCAGGGGAGTATCACTCACGCGCATAAGCTCGGCATAGAGGGCGCTGCATTGCAGGCGTATGCAATCGCACTGGCACTGAGATTGAGTGAGTCTACCGATTTCGATCCGCAGTGTCTTATTTTGAAGCTTAAGGAATTTACCGATGAGGAAGTATACCGGGTCAAGATTGAAAGGATTAGAGAACTGCTCACCGGCGGAACCAAGGCGAAGATCATCAGGGAGCTGGGTCACGGGATAGAGGCGTTTAATTCGGTTCCGACGGCAATTTTTTCGTTTCTCGCCAACTGGAAGAGCTTTGAGGATGCCGTGCGCTACGCCGTCAGTCTCGGTGGCGATGCCGATACTATCGGTGCGATGACTGGTGCTATCAGTGGTGCGTACCACGGGATTGAAAGAATTCCTCAGCGATGGAGAGAATGCGTTGAAAGGAGGGAATACATCGAGACTCTGGGAGAAAAATTGTATGAGCTATGGGCGTTATCCAATAATTCTGAGCGATTCCGTTTCAAATGA
- a CDS encoding radical SAM protein: MIPRDAPIHVGWQCTNECNLECVHCYASAGHRSLNELDTKEALKLIESVADLGAKSIVFTGGEPLMRKDLFELVGFARDHHLFAIIATNGILIDRDIAKFFKKSRVAVAINLPTLDERSSEIFTGVFNSHNARMKGLMYCLEEGVPTSVGIAVTNLNLNEIVRVIDFSREKRINCDVLATIPVGRASSSLLPPVSEYEELLVDILDRYSAIPMNAIDRASETHVSVYEPVYARVIQERRNEEFSRLCSLGNAMHVMEDGSVRSCVYMPMSFGNIRRKELATIWKEIRGSKKLAELQDPHRLKGACGECEDREICGGCRARAYAIKGDPFDEDPVCTRCFTEAQC; encoded by the coding sequence ATGATCCCCCGCGACGCACCAATTCACGTCGGATGGCAATGCACGAACGAATGCAACCTAGAATGCGTTCACTGCTATGCCAGCGCTGGCCATCGGTCATTGAACGAACTCGATACAAAGGAAGCGCTGAAGCTCATCGAGTCTGTGGCTGACCTCGGGGCTAAGAGCATTGTCTTTACGGGGGGAGAACCCCTGATGAGGAAGGATCTTTTCGAACTAGTCGGTTTTGCAAGAGATCATCATCTTTTCGCGATCATCGCCACCAATGGCATCCTGATCGACAGGGATATCGCTAAATTCTTCAAAAAATCAAGGGTCGCGGTCGCGATTAATCTGCCGACTTTAGACGAACGCTCCAGCGAAATTTTCACCGGAGTTTTCAATTCTCATAACGCACGGATGAAAGGATTGATGTATTGCTTAGAAGAGGGGGTGCCAACGAGCGTCGGAATCGCCGTAACAAACCTCAATTTAAATGAGATTGTTCGTGTGATCGATTTTTCGCGTGAAAAGAGAATCAATTGCGACGTGTTGGCAACAATTCCCGTCGGGAGGGCATCGTCCTCCCTTTTACCTCCTGTGAGCGAATACGAAGAGCTGCTCGTGGATATACTGGACCGTTATTCTGCGATCCCCATGAACGCAATCGATCGAGCGAGCGAAACGCATGTTTCTGTGTACGAGCCTGTTTACGCAAGGGTCATTCAAGAAAGAAGGAACGAGGAGTTTTCCAGGCTCTGTAGCCTCGGCAACGCAATGCATGTAATGGAGGACGGGTCAGTGAGGTCGTGCGTTTACATGCCGATGAGCTTCGGAAATATCAGGAGAAAGGAACTGGCAACGATATGGAAGGAAATCAGGGGATCAAAAAAGCTCGCGGAGCTACAGGACCCTCACCGATTAAAGGGTGCCTGCGGAGAATGCGAAGATCGCGAGATTTGTGGTGGATGCAGGGCGAGGGCATACGCCATAAAGGGTGACCCTTTTGATGAAGACCCAGTTTGCACGAGATGTTTCACGGAGGCACAATGTTGA
- a CDS encoding tungsten cofactor oxidoreductase radical SAM maturase, whose translation MFPNQWIVETISDGYILHRPKADLKKVFIEATTRCNLHCVNCVRNAWDENLEDMSSETFEHIMEGLKELPELREVYFGGFGEPLLHPRILEMIEAVKSLGVRVSMSTNGTLLDEQKAEALIDLKVDRIFVSMDSTQAQLFGELRGGADFDLVVENVMRLRDIRERKGYRIPTIGLEFVLTRRNFGEVSHLPKLAKKLGASIILLTHLLPYTEVSAKEIAYGENGIELPRPEGWAVMAGDYVMWGTMSTPRSKWGATRRCRFIEDKGVVIAWDGGVSPCYALMHSYPYFVFGAKKKVKRYVLGNVNEKKLSEIWKEREYVLFRSKVRDFRFPSCVDCGANCDLRQANEDCWTNDPSCADCLWAQDIIRCP comes from the coding sequence GTGTTCCCTAATCAGTGGATTGTTGAGACGATCAGTGATGGCTATATACTCCACCGCCCGAAGGCAGATCTGAAGAAGGTGTTCATCGAGGCGACGACTCGCTGCAACCTCCATTGCGTTAACTGCGTGCGCAACGCGTGGGATGAAAACCTCGAGGACATGTCATCGGAGACTTTCGAGCATATTATGGAAGGTTTGAAAGAACTGCCTGAGCTGCGTGAGGTGTATTTTGGAGGGTTTGGCGAGCCGCTCCTACATCCTAGAATCCTGGAAATGATAGAAGCGGTTAAATCGCTCGGTGTCCGCGTCTCGATGAGCACAAACGGCACATTGCTCGACGAGCAGAAGGCGGAAGCGCTCATCGATTTGAAGGTCGATAGGATCTTTGTCTCAATGGACAGCACCCAGGCGCAGCTTTTTGGGGAACTGCGGGGCGGTGCTGATTTCGATCTTGTCGTCGAAAACGTGATGCGTCTAAGGGACATCCGTGAAAGGAAAGGTTACAGGATCCCGACGATCGGGCTCGAATTTGTCCTGACAAGGCGGAACTTCGGCGAAGTCAGCCACCTTCCAAAACTTGCGAAGAAACTCGGGGCGTCGATCATCCTTTTGACGCATCTCTTACCATACACTGAAGTATCTGCCAAGGAGATCGCATACGGCGAGAATGGTATAGAACTCCCACGTCCAGAAGGATGGGCGGTCATGGCAGGCGATTACGTGATGTGGGGGACTATGTCAACTCCGCGAAGCAAATGGGGTGCGACCAGGCGTTGTCGTTTCATCGAGGACAAGGGAGTTGTTATCGCTTGGGACGGGGGCGTGAGCCCATGCTATGCGTTAATGCATTCCTATCCTTACTTCGTATTTGGAGCGAAGAAAAAGGTCAAACGATACGTTCTCGGCAATGTTAATGAGAAAAAACTCTCGGAAATATGGAAAGAAAGGGAATACGTACTTTTTCGATCGAAAGTCAGGGATTTCAGATTCCCGTCATGCGTCGACTGCGGTGCAAACTGCGACCTTCGACAGGCAAATGAGGACTGTTGGACGAACGACCCTTCATGCGCCGACTGTCTCTGGGCGCAAGACATCATTCGCTGTCCGTGA
- a CDS encoding PAS domain S-box protein, producing the protein MIEGGALKSNKQIEAIFNNLKEHVIYQDKEKRIIWLNKAAADSAGKPQDELIGRFCYEIWHHRTAPCENCPVSRAIEDGISCSGEIMTPDGRWWAITGWPMKDDEGNIIGAIELTLEISELKEKEVVLRRSEERYRTIFENTGTATMIVDEDMRILLANEEVERLTGYSKKEMEGRLNITDIIAVEERERIAERHTHVDWDKVMEFHRGAPRRHEFNLLTKKGEIKECEMIVSPIPGTKESVISIIDVTELKRTTKELKEMAEEHMMLLDNIDTMVWYATDPETYGLVNRARAEFLGRKKEEIIGRKLREIIPKEICERCIEGNKKAFSGEKIAQEEWMPGPDGKPRCIWVTKMPRFGEDGTVERIFCTGTDITHQKDMENALRLANLKLNLLFRLTRHDILNQLAVIQGYLDLIRMPSNKIPLDHCLDKIEHATRRIGEHLEFTKEMEDLGKEAPVWMKLIDPIEKALSQLDFEGIDVHIDEKLRSIFIFSDSMIWKVFYNLMHNTLKHAKTATRISISANISDDELNIIYEDNGPGIKKQRGENIFESSLVRGGGKGLYLIKDILSINNMHVEEIGMEGVKFVIHVPPHRFKAYN; encoded by the coding sequence ATGATTGAAGGTGGGGCGCTGAAATCAAATAAACAAATAGAGGCTATTTTTAACAACTTGAAGGAGCACGTGATCTATCAGGACAAAGAAAAACGCATCATCTGGTTAAATAAAGCGGCTGCCGATTCTGCTGGAAAGCCACAAGACGAACTGATCGGGAGATTCTGTTACGAGATCTGGCACCACAGGACGGCTCCATGTGAAAACTGCCCTGTAAGCAGGGCGATAGAGGATGGAATTTCATGCAGCGGCGAGATCATGACCCCTGATGGCCGATGGTGGGCTATAACTGGATGGCCTATGAAAGACGATGAGGGAAATATCATTGGCGCTATTGAGTTAACGCTTGAAATCTCGGAGCTGAAGGAAAAAGAAGTGGTATTGAGGAGGAGTGAAGAACGATATCGTACGATCTTTGAAAACACAGGCACCGCCACGATGATAGTCGACGAGGACATGAGGATATTGCTCGCAAACGAAGAAGTTGAACGTCTTACTGGTTATTCAAAGAAAGAGATGGAGGGGCGTTTGAACATCACAGACATCATTGCCGTGGAGGAGAGGGAAAGAATTGCGGAGCGTCACACTCATGTAGATTGGGATAAGGTCATGGAGTTTCACAGAGGTGCCCCTCGTAGACACGAATTTAATCTCCTGACGAAAAAAGGCGAGATAAAAGAGTGTGAGATGATAGTCTCCCCGATCCCTGGAACAAAAGAATCCGTCATTTCGATCATCGATGTGACCGAGTTGAAGAGGACAACGAAGGAACTCAAGGAAATGGCTGAAGAACACATGATGCTTCTTGACAACATCGACACGATGGTCTGGTATGCCACAGACCCAGAGACGTATGGGCTCGTTAACAGGGCTCGTGCGGAATTTTTGGGGCGGAAGAAAGAAGAGATTATCGGAAGGAAACTACGCGAAATCATCCCGAAGGAGATATGCGAAAGATGTATCGAGGGCAACAAGAAGGCTTTTTCTGGCGAAAAGATCGCTCAAGAAGAGTGGATGCCCGGGCCAGATGGGAAACCAAGGTGTATCTGGGTCACAAAGATGCCGAGATTTGGCGAAGATGGGACCGTTGAACGTATCTTTTGCACTGGGACAGACATCACCCATCAAAAGGATATGGAAAATGCATTGCGCTTGGCTAATCTGAAGCTCAATCTGTTGTTTAGGCTCACAAGACATGACATTTTGAACCAATTGGCAGTTATCCAGGGATATCTCGACCTCATTAGAATGCCGTCCAATAAAATCCCCTTGGATCACTGTCTTGACAAAATTGAACATGCCACCAGACGGATCGGGGAGCACCTGGAATTCACGAAGGAAATGGAAGACTTAGGCAAAGAGGCGCCCGTATGGATGAAACTCATAGATCCGATTGAGAAAGCGCTTTCCCAGCTTGATTTCGAGGGGATTGATGTTCATATCGACGAAAAATTGCGAAGTATCTTCATCTTTTCAGACAGCATGATCTGGAAAGTATTTTACAATTTAATGCACAACACACTGAAACACGCCAAGACAGCGACTCGTATTTCGATATCTGCGAACATTTCGGATGACGAACTGAATATCATATACGAGGATAATGGGCCTGGGATTAAGAAACAGAGGGGCGAAAATATCTTTGAGTCCTCCCTTGTCAGAGGCGGTGGGAAAGGACTCTATCTGATCAAAGATATCCTCTCGATCAACAATATGCACGTCGAAGAAATCGGTATGGAGGGTGTGAAATTCGTCATCCACGTGCCGCCACATCGATTCAAAGCATATAACTGA